A genomic window from Longimicrobium sp. includes:
- a CDS encoding IS5 family transposase (programmed frameshift) codes for MTSLRYPTDLTDSQWELLRPLIEKPKSRGGRPRTHPLREIVNGLFYVLRGGISWRMMPSDLPPWDSVYDHFRRWKKDGTFERVHDVLRTWTRQSEGRPATPSAAVLDSQSVQTTEKGGFRGYDAGKKVKGRKRHIVVDTMGLLWAVTVHAADVQDSHGAFKVLPKLVGRCPRLEVIYADTIYRGARLITHALGWKLEIVERPKDQKGFSVLPKRWVVERTFAWLGRCRRLSKDYEGLPESSEAWIHLAMSGLMLRRLRPS; via the exons ATGACTAGCCTCAGATATCCGACAGACTTGACCGATTCGCAGTGGGAGCTGCTGCGCCCGCTCATCGAGAAGCCGAAATCACGAGGCGGGCGGCCGCGTACCCATCCGCTCCGGGAGATCGTCAACGGGCTCTTCTACGTGCTCCGGGGAGGAATTTCCTGGCGGATGATGCCGTCAGACCTCCCGCCGTGGGACAGCGTGTACGATCATTTCCGCAGGTGGAAGAAGGACGGCACGTTCGAGCGCGTGCACGACGTACTTCGCACCTGGACCCGACAGTCCGAAGGCCGGCCGGCAACGCCCAGCGCAGCAGTGCTGGACAGCCAGTCGGTTCAGACGACTGAAAAAGGGGGGT TCCGTGGGTATGATGCGGGCAAGAAGGTAAAGGGGCGGAAGCGGCACATCGTCGTCGACACGATGGGGCTCCTCTGGGCGGTCACGGTGCATGCAGCCGACGTGCAGGACTCTCATGGGGCGTTCAAGGTGCTGCCGAAGCTGGTCGGACGTTGTCCGCGTCTGGAGGTAATCTACGCAGACACGATTTATCGGGGTGCGCGACTGATTACGCATGCGCTCGGCTGGAAACTGGAGATCGTGGAGCGACCGAAGGACCAGAAGGGCTTCTCGGTGCTGCCGAAGCGCTGGGTTGTGGAGAGGACGTTCGCTTGGCTGGGGCGCTGCCGCCGTTTGAGCAAGGACTACGAGGGCCTGCCGGAGAGTAGCGAAGCATGGATCCATCTTGCGATGTCGGGTCTCATGCTCCGTCGGCTTCGGCCAAGTTGA